From the genome of Francisella tularensis subsp. tularensis:
AAATCTTATCCATTCAATTGATAGTTTTGCCTACATTTGGCTATCCTTTATATTTTAAGGGTTATTAGGATATTTTTTATTATGACTACATGGGATAAATGTTTAAAAAAAATAAAAAAAAACCTTTCTACGTTTGAGTATAAGACGTGGATAAAGCCTATCCATGTGGAGCAAAATAGTAACTTATTCACAGTTTACTGTAACAATGAATATTTCAAAAAACATATAAAATCTAAGTATGGAAATCTTATTTTATCAACAATCCAAGAGTGTCATGGTAATGATTTAATTATTGAATATTCTAATAAAAAATTCTCTGGCGAAAAAATTACTGAGGTTATCACAGCTGGACCACAAGCTAATTTTTTTAGCACAACAAGTGTTGAGATAAAAGATGAATCAGAAGATACAAAAGTAGTACAAGAACCTAAAATATCAAAGAAGTCTAATAGTAAAGACTTTTCTTCATCACAAGAGTTATTCGGTTTTGACGAAGCTATGCTAATTACAGCAAAAGAAGATGAGGAATACTCTTTTGGTTTACCGTTAAAAGAAAAATATGTTTTTGATAGTTTTGTTGTTGGAGATGCTAACAAAATTGCTAGAGCAGCGGCTATGCAGGTATCGATAAATCCAGGTAAATTACATAACCCTTTATTCATTTATGGTGGTAGTGGTTTAGGTAAAACTCACTTAATGCAAGCAATAGGTAATCATGCAAGAGAAGTTAATCCTAATGCCAAAATTATTTATACAAATTCAGAACAATTTATTAAAGATTATGTAAATTCTATTCGTTTACAAGATCAAGATGAGTTTCAAAGAGTTTATAGATCTGCGGATATACTTTTGATTGATGATATTCAATTTATCGCTGGTAAAGAGGGTACTGCTCAGGAGTTTTTCCATACTTTTAATGCATTGTATGAAAATGGTAAACAGATAATTCTAACTAGTGATAAGTATCCAAATGAAATAGAAGGGCTTGAAGAAAGACTAGTTTCGCGTTTTGGTTATGGTTTAACAGTTTCTGTTGATATGCCAGATTTAGAAACCAGAATTGCTATCTTGCTCAAAAAAGCTCATGATTTAGGTCAGAAATTACCTAACGAAACAGCAGCTTTTATTGCTGAGAATGTACGTACTAATGTCAGAGAACTAGAAGGTGCTCTAAATAGGGTTCTTACTACCTCTAAATTTAATCATAAAGATCCTACTATCGAAGTAGCACAAGCTTGCTTAAGAGATGTTATAAAAATACAAGAAAAGAAAGTAAAAATAGATAATATCCAAAAGGTTGTTGCTGATTTTTATAGAATCAGGGTAAAAGATTTAACTTCTAATCAAAGAAGTAGAAATATAGCTAGACCAAGACAGATAGCAATGAGTTTAGCACGTGAACTAACATCACATAGTTTGCCAGAAATAGGCAATGCTTTTGGTGGTAGAGACCATACGACAGTTATGCATGCTGTCAAAGCTATAACTAAATTAAGACAAAGCAATACTTCAATATCGGATGATTATGAGTTGCTTTTAAATAAAATTTCTCGTTAAATAAAATTAGTAACTTTATCAAAGGGGTTTTAAAAAATGAATTTTGTACTAAATAGAGATGACTTACTAAAGCCTTTGCAATCTATGCTCTCAGTTGCAAATAGTAAGAGTACAATGCCTTTATTATCATGTATCTTATTTGATATTGATAATAATAATCTCAAAATTACGGCTTCGGATCTTGATACAGAGATATCATGCAATATAGCAGTTAGTTGTAACACAACTATTAAGTTAGCATTAAATGCTGACAAAATTTATAACATTGTCAGAAGCTTAAATGAAAATTCAATGATTGATTTTAGAATTAATGAAAATAAGGTAACTATTGTTTCTAATAATAGTACTTTTAACCTTATATCACTAAATGCTGACAACTATCCTCTTATTGATAGTAATATCAATGAGCAAGCAAGTTTTGATCTTTCTCAACAAGATTTTCATCATATTATTTCAAAAGTAGATTTCTCAATGGCTAATGATGATACTCGATATTTCTTAAATGGGATGTTTTGGGAAATCAACGCAAATCTACTAAGAGCAGTATCTACAGATGGTCATAGAATGTCTATCACAGAGGCTATAATTGATAGTAAAGTGTTAGATAGTGCTTCTCAGTCGATAATTCCAAAAAAAGCGATTTTAGAGCTTAAAAAGATAGTTGGCAAAACAGAAGAAAATATCAAAATTTGTCTTGGCAAAAATTATCTAAAAGCGATTTTTGGTAATTATGCTTTTATATCAAAGCTTATAGATGGTCGCTATCCTGATTACCAAAAAGTAATCCCTAAAAATAATACAAAACTATTAGCAGTTGATAAGCAGTTTTTCAAAAATTCATTATTAAGAACATCAATACTTGCTAATGATAAATATAAAGGTGTTCGTCTTAACATATCTCAAAATCAATTACTTCTATCAGCTAATAACCCTGATAATGAAAAGGCTGAAGATAAAATCGAAGTTCAATATAATGATCAACCAATGGAAATTTGTTTTAATTACAAATATCTTTTGGATATTATAAATGTACTTAGTGAAGAAACTATGTCTATCTACCTTGATAATCCAAATATGAGTGCTTTAGTTAAAGATGAGAAAGATAATAGTTTGTTTATTATTATGCCAATGAAAATTTAAGTAATAAGTAGTTTTAGGAAATAACTATTTTTATAAGCCTTTTGGAATGAATAATAAAGCAATAAAAAAAGGTATGCATAAAAACATTATATAGAAAGCTGGGATTAGATAATTTCCAGTAGTAGTAATTAATAAAGTCATAAGAAAGGCAACAGTACCTCCAAATAAAGAAACGCTTATATTAAAACTTATTCCAAAACCAGTATTTCTATTTCTAACAGGAAATAGCCCTGCCGTATTTGCAAATATAGGTCCTATTACAGCACCACTTATAATAGCAAGAGAAAAAATAGCTATAGATACTAATTGATGATTTTTTATAATAATTTGGTATATTGGTAAAACAGCTATAAATAAGACTATACAAGAATACATCAGAACTTTTTTACCACCAATTCTATCAGCAATATATCCAAATATAATTGAAGAAAGCATTAATACTATAGTTAATCCGAGAGTATTTTGTTAAACACATAAGAGATAGCATCACAAAATTTTTCAAAACTATTATTCACTTTTCTAAATATTTTTTTAAAGTTAGCCCAAACCTTTTCAATAGGATTTAAATCTGGAGAGTACGGAGGTAGATATAATATTTGTACATCAAATTTATTGGCTATTTCAATCAGCTTAGAGGATTTATGGAAACTAGCATTATCCATTACTATAGTAGTTTTAGGTTTTAATGATGGGCATAAGTGTTCCTCAAACCATTGATTAAAAATTTCAGTATTGGTATATCCACTGTACTCTAATGGAGCTATAATCTTTTTATCTGCATAATTATATCCAGCAACAATACTTCTTCTTTGTGTTTGATATGCTAAAACCTCACCATAACTAGGCTCACCAATTAGTGACCATCCTCTTAGGATAGAAAGCTTATTGTCACACCCCATCTCATCTATATAAAATAACAAGTTTTGAGCTATTTCTTTTAGTTTTTCTATATACTCCAACCTTTCATGTTCTTTTCTTTGCTTATATTTTGGAGTCTTTTTTTAAAACTAAAACCAAGTCTATTAAGACAATCATAAAATGTACTTCTTGGAATATCAGGGGCTAATGCTTCTTTTATATCTAATGCACTTGCATCTGGATGATCTATCAAATACTGTTCAATCAATGTTTTATCGGTAAAGCTAGCGACTCTGCCACAACCAACTCCTTGCTTTGAACTATAATCTCCGGTTCTTTTATAAAACTCTATCCATGAAACAACTGTACGCTTATCTATGTTAAAAAACTTACTCAGCTCGAACTCCGTCATACCTTCTTCATATTTATTAATTACGATGTCTCTAAAATATTGGCTATATGATGGCATTTTTATTAGACATTATAACATTTCTACAAATATCTTTTTCTACAAATATCTTTCGGATTAACTATATAAGTAGAGTCAACAACCATCCAAATCACCCAATTATCTATAATTTTCTGCTTGCTAAAAAAACGCATACCAATGATGCTACACTTGTAAAACCATCCATATATGGCGTTGTTGAATCAGTATAAAATATAAGTAGTTGCGAAACTAGTAACCCAAATACTACAATGCTTACTAGAACTTTTAACCAACCAATGATTTTAAGTCTATGAACAACTATCTTTTTGTGACTAAAGTTGGGTTGCCAACTATACCAACCGTATCCAAAGCTAAATAAAAGAATCATCTGCAATATAGCATCGGCATATAGTCCACTAACAGAAAATAAACCCGCACTCATGATCAAACCAACTATCTCCACAGGCCAACCAATGACATAAAGCCTTGCCAGCAAAAAGGTACACAAAAGATTAACAATCATTGTACAAAAATCAAAAATATGCAGCATATTTATTTTACTAATCAAAGTATTATAAATATTATAATAACTTTGAAGTTGGCGTATTAAAGCCATAAACTTTAGTAGGTTAGTGTTTATACCAATATTTTGAGATGCTTTCTGCAAGCTAATAACATTTAGCTATCTAGCCTAAATAATTAATATACAAAACTTTCAAGCTTATTGAATTTTTCAACAGATACAGCGCGTTATAACAAATAAGTAATTGACTAAATTAAAAAGCAAGTATAATATCGATTGTGTTTATTACATAATATAAAACGAGGATAAAAAAAATATGAAATTAAGAAAAGTATTAATCGCGACATTATTAGGAGCTTCTGCTTTATCTTTAAGTAGTTGTTGGTTACTTGTTGGTGCAGCTGTTGGTGGTGGAACTGCTGCGTATATTTCTGGTGAGTATTCAATGAATATGAGTGGCAGTGTAAAAGATATTTACAATGCTACTTTAAAAGCTGTTCAAAGCAATGATGATTTTGTAATTACTAAAAAATCTATTACTTCTGTTGATGCAGTTGTTGATGGTAGTACTAAGGTAGACTCAACAAGTTTCTATGTTAAAATAGAAAAACTTACTGATAATGCTTCAAAAGTTACAATTAAGTTTGGTACTTTTGGTGACCAAGCAATGTCAGCAACATTAATGGATCAAATCCAAAAGAATCTTTAATTAAATAGGTAATTACTATAATGACTTTTCTAAAGAAAGCTTTTATTGCAACTATAGTTTCTATTTCAGCATTAGTTCTAAATAGTTGTATTGTTGCA
Proteins encoded in this window:
- the dnaA gene encoding chromosomal replication initiator protein DnaA; this encodes MTTWDKCLKKIKKNLSTFEYKTWIKPIHVEQNSNLFTVYCNNEYFKKHIKSKYGNLILSTIQECHGNDLIIEYSNKKFSGEKITEVITAGPQANFFSTTSVEIKDESEDTKVVQEPKISKKSNSKDFSSSQELFGFDEAMLITAKEDEEYSFGLPLKEKYVFDSFVVGDANKIARAAAMQVSINPGKLHNPLFIYGGSGLGKTHLMQAIGNHAREVNPNAKIIYTNSEQFIKDYVNSIRLQDQDEFQRVYRSADILLIDDIQFIAGKEGTAQEFFHTFNALYENGKQIILTSDKYPNEIEGLEERLVSRFGYGLTVSVDMPDLETRIAILLKKAHDLGQKLPNETAAFIAENVRTNVRELEGALNRVLTTSKFNHKDPTIEVAQACLRDVIKIQEKKVKIDNIQKVVADFYRIRVKDLTSNQRSRNIARPRQIAMSLARELTSHSLPEIGNAFGGRDHTTVMHAVKAITKLRQSNTSISDDYELLLNKISR
- the dnaN gene encoding DNA polymerase III subunit beta is translated as MNFVLNRDDLLKPLQSMLSVANSKSTMPLLSCILFDIDNNNLKITASDLDTEISCNIAVSCNTTIKLALNADKIYNIVRSLNENSMIDFRINENKVTIVSNNSTFNLISLNADNYPLIDSNINEQASFDLSQQDFHHIISKVDFSMANDDTRYFLNGMFWEINANLLRAVSTDGHRMSITEAIIDSKVLDSASQSIIPKKAILELKKIVGKTEENIKICLGKNYLKAIFGNYAFISKLIDGRYPDYQKVIPKNNTKLLAVDKQFFKNSLLRTSILANDKYKGVRLNISQNQLLLSANNPDNEKAEDKIEVQYNDQPMEICFNYKYLLDIINVLSEETMSIYLDNPNMSALVKDEKDNSLFIIMPMKI
- a CDS encoding IS630 family transposase (programmed frameshift) translates to MPSYSQYFRDIVINKYEEGMTEFELSKFFNIDKRTVVSWIEFYKRTGDYSSKQGVGCGRVASFTDKTLIEQYLIDHPDASALDIKEALAPDIPRSTFYDCLNRLGFSFKKKTPKYKQRKEHERLEYIEKLKEIAQNLLFYIDEMGCDNKLSILRGWSLIGEPSYGEVLAYQTQRRSIVAGYNYADKKIIAPLEYSGYTNTEIFNQWFEEHLCPSLKPKTTIVMDNASFHKSSKLIEIANKFDVQILYLPPYSPDLNPIEKVWANFKKIFRKVNNSFEKFCDAISYVFNKILSD
- a CDS encoding DUF3568 domain-containing protein, translated to MKLRKVLIATLLGASALSLSSCWLLVGAAVGGGTAAYISGEYSMNMSGSVKDIYNATLKAVQSNDDFVITKKSITSVDAVVDGSTKVDSTSFYVKIEKLTDNASKVTIKFGTFGDQAMSATLMDQIQKNL